GAGGGGCACCGCAAAGAAGGCAGCCAGCCACAGCAGGGGAGTCGCAAGCCGGGGCAGGGGTGAGAGGGCGGCGGTGGCGATGCCGCCAGCAAAGGCGATCAGGGCCGCCAGCAGGGGATCGGCGGCCGCGGCGAGCCTAGTCCAGGAAATACTTCAGCTTCTCCCGGCGGCTGGAGTGGCGCAGGCGGTTCAAGGCCTTCTTTTCGATCTGGCGGATCCGCTCCCGGGAGACATTGAAACGCTTGCCGATCTCCTCCAGGGTGTATTCCGCATCCTCGCCGATACCGAAGCGCAGGCGGATGATCTTCTCCTCCCGCGGGCTCAAGGTGGCCAGGATACCGTTGACCCTTTCGGCCAGCTCCTGCCCCTTCACCGCCTCGTACGGGGAGACCGACTCCTGGTTCTCCAGGAAATCGCCCAGGGTGGAGTCGTCGTCCCCCACCGGGGTCTCCAGGGAGATGGGCTCCCGGGAGGCCTCCAGGATGGCCAGGATCTTGTCCATGGTCAGGCCGGTCTTCTTGGAGATCTCAACCGGGGTCGGCTCCCGGCCCAGCTCCTTGAGCAGGGCGTAGAAGGCCTTGAAGAACTGGCTCCGCAGCTCCAGGAAATGGACCGGCAGGCGGATGGTGCGGGTCTTGTCCAGGATCGCCCGGGTAATGGCCTGGCGGATCCACCAGCTGGCGTAGGTCGAGAACTTGTTGCCCTTGGTGTAGTCGAAGCGGAACACCGCCCGCATCAGGCCCAGGTTGCCTTCCTGGATGAGGTCGGCCAGGGTGAGGCCCTGGTGCATGTAGCGTTTGGCAATGCTCACCACCAGCCGCAGGTTGGCCTTGATCATCTCGTCCTTGGCCACCTCGATGGCGTCGCTGCTCTCGTCCACCAGGTCGCGGAGCTTGGCCAGGCGCTCCTGGTCCGGATAGCGC
The Thermodesulfobacteriota bacterium DNA segment above includes these coding regions:
- a CDS encoding sigma-70 family RNA polymerase sigma factor is translated as MSTDIKAKLLEVGKDEGCISFSLLNDLIPSDVNDPNKIEEIFDFLGENNIEIVSEDPSGHKRTLGGKLWDDGDEGSQDLEGAGQEEALEDAFAVPEESGEAEETTTTYLREMGRFDLLTPEQEEQYSRAIRDGFQSIIQAIRDERGTLPEIRSLQARIDLWERRDPTLKPKKQHLNQMRRGVDGLAERYPDQERLAKLRDLVDESSDAIEVAKDEMIKANLRLVVSIAKRYMHQGLTLADLIQEGNLGLMRAVFRFDYTKGNKFSTYASWWIRQAITRAILDKTRTIRLPVHFLELRSQFFKAFYALLKELGREPTPVEISKKTGLTMDKILAILEASREPISLETPVGDDDSTLGDFLENQESVSPYEAVKGQELAERVNGILATLSPREEKIIRLRFGIGEDAEYTLEEIGKRFNVSRERIRQIEKKALNRLRHSSRREKLKYFLD